One Takifugu rubripes chromosome 19, fTakRub1.2, whole genome shotgun sequence genomic window carries:
- the LOC101065995 gene encoding sodium-coupled neutral amino acid transporter 3-like isoform X1, with product MSEDKAADTVETAPDEANAIPNGKGHEAGEEITALPNTPPAGEGEKDNIPNSTQNESPNRTENADGQEFLSGTDDKKTTRFTDFEGKTSFGMSVFNLGNAIMGSGILGLAYAMANTGVVLFLILLTVVAVLSSYSIHLLLKSSGVVGIRAYEQLGYRAFGTPGKMAAGIAITLQNIGAMSSYLYIVKYEFPLVIQAFLKVDNPAGEWFLNGNYLVVIVSIAVILPLALMKQLGYLGYTSGFSLSCMVFFLISVIYKKFTVPCPFVDFALNATAIGQNLNGTYPSGEADAACIPKMANLNTRTAYTIPILAFAFVCHPEVLPIYTELRNPTKKKMQHVSNISIAVMYVMYFLAALFGYLTFYGKVEAELLHTYSRIDPYDTLILCVRVAVLTAVTLTVPIVLFPVRRAIQQMVFPNKTFYWPRHIAIAFVLLTFINLLVIFAPNILGIFGIIGATSAPCLIFIFPAVFYIRIVPKEEEPSFSVPKILAACFAGIGFLFMIMSLSFIIIDWTTGSSNASSGH from the exons ATGAGTGAGGATAAAGCGGCCGATACCGTGGAAACAGCCCCGGATGAGGCGAACGCCATTCCCAACGGGAAGGGCCACGAGGCCGGAGAAGAGATCACAGCGTTGCCCAACACACCACCTGCGGGGGAAGGTGAAAA GGATAATATACCCAATAGTACTCAGAACGAGAG TCCAAACAGAACTGAGAATGCGGACGGACAGGAGTTCTTATCAGGCACAGATGACAAAAAGACAACGCGCTTTACTGAT TTTGAGGGCAAAACCTCATTCGGCATGTCTGTCTTCAACCTGGGCAATGCCATTATGGGCAGTGGAATCCTGGGACTGGCGTACGCCATGGCCAATACAGGGGTCGTCTTGTTTTT aATACTTCTAACCGTGGTGGCCGTCCTCTCCTCGTATTCCATCCATCTACTGCTGAAGTCATCTGGTGTCGTAG GCATTCGTGCGTACGAGCAGCTCGGCTACAGGGCCTTTGGAACTCCGGGGAAGATGGCGGCGGGTATTGCCATCACGCTGCAGAACATTGGAG CCATGTCCAGTTACCTGTACATCGTCAAGTATGAGTTTCCACTGGTCATCCAGGCCTTTCTGAAAGTGGATAACCCTGCAGG GGAATGGTTCCTGAATGGGAACTACCTCGTGGTTATCGTGTCTATCGCAGTAATATTACCGCTGGCTCTCATGAAACAGCTGG GATACCTGGGATACACCAGTGGTTTCTCCCTCAGCTGCATGGTTTTCTTCCTAATCTCG GTTATCTACAAGAAGTTCACTGTTCCTTGTCCATTTGTGGACTTTGCATTAAATGCCACTGCCATTGGCCAGAATTTGAACGGCACCTATCCCAGTGGGGAGGCCGATGCTGCATGTATACCCAAAATGGCCAACCTCAACACCCGA ACGGCCTATACCATCCCCATCCTGGCGTTCGCCTTTGTGTGCCACCCCGAGGTTCTGCCCATCTACACAGAGCTCCGCAA TCCCACCAAGAAAAAGATGCAGCATGTGTCCAACATCTCCATTGCAGTTATGTACGTCATGTACTTCCTGGCTGCCCTTTTTGGATACCTAACCTTCTACG GTAAAGTGGAGGCAGAGCTGCTTCACACCTACAGCCGTATCGACCCATACGACACGTTGattttgtgcgtgcgtgtggctGTACTGACTGCCGTCACACTCACCGTGCCCATCGTGCTCTTTCCC GTGAGGAGAGCGATCCAGCAGATGGTTTTCCCCAACAAGACCTTCTACTGGCCCCGGCACATCGCCATCGCCTTTGTTCTGCTCACATTCATCAACCTTCTGGTCATTTTTGCACCAAATATCCTGGGAATCTTTGGGATCATTG GTGCCACATCTGCCCCTtgtctcatcttcatcttcccaGCTGTCTTCTACATTCGCATTGTACCCAAAGAAGAAGAACCTTCGTTCTCAGTGCCCAAAATCTTG GCCGCCTGCTTCGCAGGCATTGGCTTCCTGTTTATGATAATGAGCctcagcttcatcatcattGATTGGACTACAGGTTCCAGCAACGCCAGCAGTGGGCACTAA
- the LOC101065995 gene encoding sodium-coupled neutral amino acid transporter 3-like isoform X2, with translation MSEDKAADTVETAPDEANAIPNGKGHEAGEEITALPNTPPAGEGENPNRTENADGQEFLSGTDDKKTTRFTDFEGKTSFGMSVFNLGNAIMGSGILGLAYAMANTGVVLFLILLTVVAVLSSYSIHLLLKSSGVVGIRAYEQLGYRAFGTPGKMAAGIAITLQNIGAMSSYLYIVKYEFPLVIQAFLKVDNPAGEWFLNGNYLVVIVSIAVILPLALMKQLGYLGYTSGFSLSCMVFFLISVIYKKFTVPCPFVDFALNATAIGQNLNGTYPSGEADAACIPKMANLNTRTAYTIPILAFAFVCHPEVLPIYTELRNPTKKKMQHVSNISIAVMYVMYFLAALFGYLTFYGKVEAELLHTYSRIDPYDTLILCVRVAVLTAVTLTVPIVLFPVRRAIQQMVFPNKTFYWPRHIAIAFVLLTFINLLVIFAPNILGIFGIIGATSAPCLIFIFPAVFYIRIVPKEEEPSFSVPKILAACFAGIGFLFMIMSLSFIIIDWTTGSSNASSGH, from the exons ATGAGTGAGGATAAAGCGGCCGATACCGTGGAAACAGCCCCGGATGAGGCGAACGCCATTCCCAACGGGAAGGGCCACGAGGCCGGAGAAGAGATCACAGCGTTGCCCAACACACCACCTGCGGGGGAAGGTGAAAA TCCAAACAGAACTGAGAATGCGGACGGACAGGAGTTCTTATCAGGCACAGATGACAAAAAGACAACGCGCTTTACTGAT TTTGAGGGCAAAACCTCATTCGGCATGTCTGTCTTCAACCTGGGCAATGCCATTATGGGCAGTGGAATCCTGGGACTGGCGTACGCCATGGCCAATACAGGGGTCGTCTTGTTTTT aATACTTCTAACCGTGGTGGCCGTCCTCTCCTCGTATTCCATCCATCTACTGCTGAAGTCATCTGGTGTCGTAG GCATTCGTGCGTACGAGCAGCTCGGCTACAGGGCCTTTGGAACTCCGGGGAAGATGGCGGCGGGTATTGCCATCACGCTGCAGAACATTGGAG CCATGTCCAGTTACCTGTACATCGTCAAGTATGAGTTTCCACTGGTCATCCAGGCCTTTCTGAAAGTGGATAACCCTGCAGG GGAATGGTTCCTGAATGGGAACTACCTCGTGGTTATCGTGTCTATCGCAGTAATATTACCGCTGGCTCTCATGAAACAGCTGG GATACCTGGGATACACCAGTGGTTTCTCCCTCAGCTGCATGGTTTTCTTCCTAATCTCG GTTATCTACAAGAAGTTCACTGTTCCTTGTCCATTTGTGGACTTTGCATTAAATGCCACTGCCATTGGCCAGAATTTGAACGGCACCTATCCCAGTGGGGAGGCCGATGCTGCATGTATACCCAAAATGGCCAACCTCAACACCCGA ACGGCCTATACCATCCCCATCCTGGCGTTCGCCTTTGTGTGCCACCCCGAGGTTCTGCCCATCTACACAGAGCTCCGCAA TCCCACCAAGAAAAAGATGCAGCATGTGTCCAACATCTCCATTGCAGTTATGTACGTCATGTACTTCCTGGCTGCCCTTTTTGGATACCTAACCTTCTACG GTAAAGTGGAGGCAGAGCTGCTTCACACCTACAGCCGTATCGACCCATACGACACGTTGattttgtgcgtgcgtgtggctGTACTGACTGCCGTCACACTCACCGTGCCCATCGTGCTCTTTCCC GTGAGGAGAGCGATCCAGCAGATGGTTTTCCCCAACAAGACCTTCTACTGGCCCCGGCACATCGCCATCGCCTTTGTTCTGCTCACATTCATCAACCTTCTGGTCATTTTTGCACCAAATATCCTGGGAATCTTTGGGATCATTG GTGCCACATCTGCCCCTtgtctcatcttcatcttcccaGCTGTCTTCTACATTCGCATTGTACCCAAAGAAGAAGAACCTTCGTTCTCAGTGCCCAAAATCTTG GCCGCCTGCTTCGCAGGCATTGGCTTCCTGTTTATGATAATGAGCctcagcttcatcatcattGATTGGACTACAGGTTCCAGCAACGCCAGCAGTGGGCACTAA